In the Limanda limanda chromosome 15, fLimLim1.1, whole genome shotgun sequence genome, aacctgtggtagccttcagttgtcataaaaactcaaaaggtatttattttgtccagtttggactatacaacatggcagcctccatagAGCACCctctccagatgtaaatattaagtatttcaatataaagggcctGTTTTAAGGTAAATCAAACAATAATTCACTTTTAGATGATTACACACAAGGGATAACATCACTAGGgttatttatattcaatttttaCCAATAGTTCCCTTGCACCTTAATATTTGAAACAACCTTTACTAGAAGTAACAGTGGAAGTACCTCTTTGTGGACATGCATTATCTACTGTGACATCACATGTCATTGATCCATGTCAATGTGacattcctttgatatttgctCTGTGGCAATTTCACATGCTGTCTTTTATGATAGTGTGACACATTCCTTAGATCTTTTTAAGggttttcatattttgttttacttcttaCATTCAGCAGCACTCCTGGAATTAATTACTCAAATATTGTAGGACTTTAGCTGAATTCAGCAGCTTATGATTCGCAACACATTTTCATCTTCAACGAAGCATTTTAGCATGTACGTATTCACATGATATTTTTTGTCAGGAAATGCATTTTCTAGTCATACTTGGTATCCACGCTTCCTCACACGCCTTGCATGAATCGACAGGCAGATAAACTCTGCCCTAAATTTAAGTAGTAATAATTACTTGCACTAGGGAAAAATTGACAAATAAAAAGCAATAGCAGCAGATAAGTACGATGTTGCTAACTATATCATGCACTGCCTTACTGAAAGCTATTAAAAACATTTGGCCACGTGAACACCATGTGTATTTCTATCCGCTAATAAGCTATTCAAATGTCTCTGATCTGCAAAAATATGCATATTATTGAATGAATTACAAACccaaatttgatatttttttacgTAACAACAATGCTTTCAAATGCCTGAATATTTGGATGATGTCCAATAAAAAAAGGCACACGCTTTCCCTGGCCTCTGACATGGAGAACTGCCCAGTGatggacacagacagatgtgCCTTAAATGACTGCTACACAAATCCACACGTAGAGGATactaaaagacacaaataattaataaattaactGACTAGTAAGCAGTACAATTGCAATTTTTCAAGAAGGCAATTTCCAGATCATCAAAACTATTATTGATTGCATGATTAAACATGACTAAATCCTTCTCACATACCTTTTTCTCATTGTTTTATCAGGTCTCACAACCATAAGCACAATTCAGTGGCCAGACCCATGACTGGAGCTGTGAAGGTAAGAGGCATTGACACAAGTGTGCTTTTAAGGTCTAATATGCATCAGTTTGTGAACTGATATTAGTACTAACTTGTTCAATTTGCAATAAGTTTTTATTTAGCGAACAGTTTTGCAAACttttttatcattatattaatgtattaatttaaaacacactAACAACCTCATGTATTTTGACAGAGTGGAGCCGACAGGCTAAACACTGCCTCCCAGCCAATGACCCCGTCTCGGCCATTGACCGCCTCCCGGCCAATTAGTGCTTACCGGACAATGAATATCTACCGGCCAATGACTGCCGTTAATGGTGCAAGGTGCACCTCCTCAATAAGTTGTGGTGAGTTCCTCAAAGTCATAAGCAAATATAgttttttacagtttacagtacaaacacaaactcattctctctaaatatatgtttattatatgAATATTCTGTGATCTTGTATTAGCTTGTTATTCTACAACAGAAACAGATATAGAGAAAAATTGTCAGTGTGGTTCTCAGAGTAGTTAGTGGGTTTTACTTTATTTGTTAATTTCCTCTACCCAATGATTTCCCTCTGTCCAATAGTATTTATCATCAATTAAAGACTGTTGCCGTCTGACTTTGTATTCATTTTGGGTCTTGCATTTTTAGATTCAACTAATGACCCTTCTGACAAGAGCCCTTCTCTTGAAGCAGAGGATGAGGACATGTGAGTGGAACTTTCCAACGTTCTTTGAAGAATATCACTGTATCACCCAAACCAAGCAATTTCTCCTTTGCAGTGTGTAACTGAAAGCGATTTTAGACATATTTATAAGAACGGTGTAGAATTTTCAGGTTCAGTATAAttgatatttaaagaaaaatgttataGCAGTggtaacattttacatttaagttacaattaatgaatatatatatatataaatatgtatacagTTATAAATATACCATATCCATGAATTGTGaattaaaaaagacaagatatttatttatgtatgtgcCCTTATATGCTGTGCATGTCACTGTCTTTTGAAGTAGGAGAATACGTTGTGCTTTCCAGCAACATTATCACATGTTGTATATCTGTGTCTCTGGTTTTGCAGGTCTGACATGCATAAGATCCTGGAGGAGGAAGTCAATGAATTGATCAAAGAGAGCTGGCTAGAACAGAGCAAGGGAGACTTAAAATTGGTCAGATTCTTTACTACTTACTCTACTACTATAAAATGCAATACTGTAGGAAAGCTTTCTGCGCATCCAACAGACgtttaaaaccttaaaaaagCTCTAAGGTTCAGTGGATAGAATTGAGTGACATCTAGTAGTGTAGTTGCATGTTGCATcagaatacccctcacctcacccttctCTTCCAATCATGAAgaagaacctgtggtagctttcACTTCTCCTAAAAACTCAACTGAGTTACTgttaaaaacatggcagcctctgtAAAGAAGACCCATCCCTGATGtcaaaatacagtatatatatatatatatatatatatatatttgaaagtatttaaataaaatggcCTCATTCTAggctaaagaaaacaacaatttatacAATAGGTGATTTCACAAGTGAAAAATGGATTCCTTTAACCTAAATCTTACACCTTTAAGTATATTTCCAATGCTTCAGTGCAGATGAACTGTATTGTTCAGCCAAAGTACAGAGTTAACTGGCTTGGTATTGTTTAGTTTGGACACGGATGTTGATGTCTATTCCATTGGTGTCTCTTCTAATGAcctatgcatgtgtttgtgtgttgtgattcTACAGGCTCTTGAGAAAGCCATAGAGGCAGTGAGGAATGAGCGAGCATTGGtgaaacagaaggaaaagtCTGGAAAGGAGTACAGAATCAATGATGATCTCAACTTCACTGTAAGTACGGCTGCTGTACCTCATTGGCTGCTGTAGTGCTTTTAGGTGATATGATGGAGTTGTACTTCTTATAGGCCTActctagcctgggtgccagacgaacttagccccgcccacaacatttgttgttcgggaagttcggtctggagtcgctccgttggggagaaactatgctcgtacagaagctgtacggaccaatcagatcgtcagggcgggctttatatgatgattgacagatgatctacagtgacgtagtcAACCACGTCagcagagagcgctgcctgccgctggagagctgagacatatttagacatatatagtgtttatatctatgagctgagatgtgtcgatgctgccatcgagtctgtttcagagacatcgacagcgcattcattttgaaagaggaacagaggaacgcgatcaaggcatttgtagatcgaacagatgtttttgccgtcctcctacgggattcataaaaagtttaatttatcagctggccccgatgctgcagccacacaagcagtcatataaataaaaagagagagggggttTCCTGGTTCCGTTGAAACACgacccataatcacagcccaatggagcggtctcagactcatattctgactagaataatgagtatgacaacgtcaggctaggcCTACTCAAAAATGATATGCCTAAAAGGGTATATACTATTTTGGGTAACCCTCTTAAAATCTGGTGTTTAGTTGTCACGTAAGGAAAGGAAAATATGTGCATTTTTCTTCAGCTAATGTCTCAAGAGTGTGGTGGTTTAGCACCTCATGTACAAATGCACCCAAGAAGGAAGATTACATTATTTGCAGCTATTGTATGTGGCAGGGGGAATTCTCCTTGATTTTGTTCTTTAGGCATGACATCAAATGTAACTTTTATGATCAGTTTTCcctgtaaatacatacattttcttCAAAAGATAGTGGCAAACCTTATTtaatttctcattttatttaattaatttgtgattATTTCCATGTTAGATGAAGATACAGTTAATTAAATATATGtcaatgttttagtttttttttattaattgacTCATTATagtaaatataacatttctatCATTACCAGGTTTTGTTTAACCTTGCAAACCAGTTTGAGAACAACAAGATGTACCCAGAGGCCCTGAGCACCTATCGGGTTATAGTAAAGAACAAGAACTGCAATTGTACTGGTAAGCAGACTGCTATCTTAAACCTGTGAGTGCATCCACCATCAGTAGTTGAAATAACCCCAGATACTTGGGAAATAGGGGCTTATTcaaaattaattataattaataattaattatatagTTGTTGGATTTATGATGATTTCGGATCGTCTTGTTTTCCAGAATATATATGGCAATTCCACATTAGTCAAAGTTTGCTGATAGGAATAATataaatttaacaaataaattTCATAATTCATTGAGCATGTggaaaatgtagttttttttaattcaaagttaATAAAAACATGGGTTGTAATGTTTGGAAGTATACTGCATGCTGGGGAAACAGGCTTTAGCCATAGTCAGTATAATAATATAGTATTAACAAGACAAAAGCCATGGTCAAATGTTTTACtaatggtttttttttgtaatactTGTATACTGCTTTTTATATCAGTCGTACTAGATTTTCCTTTAAACTTTGTCTGTGATTTTCCTCCAGGCCTACTGAGACTCAGCATGGCTAACATCTATGTCAAACAAAAGAACTACCCCAAAGCCATCAAGCTCTACTGCAAGGCACTGGATCGGACCCCTAACTGTCACAAGGAGAGGAGAATGCAGATCAAGCAAAATATTGGCGTGGTCTTTGTTCACATGCGCCAGTACCCAGATGCCATCCTCTGTTTTGAAGAGGTCATGAGAGAGACCCCCAACGTCACAGTGGGCTACAACCTCGTCCTGTGCTACTATGCCAAAGGTGAcaagaagatgatgaggaaTGGGTTTGAGATGCTACTTTTGGCCCCTCTGGGCACTGATGATGAGGCCAAGCACTTCCCGTCTGAGGTGCGTAGCAGGAAGATGTGTGTAATCAAAGCAAATTAAATTAGTTGAATAAGACAGCACACCAGGAATAACAAATTAAAGTTGATTGctgatttattttgaagaaTTACTCTTGTCTTTTGTTGGTCACTACAGACAATGCACATAATAAGGCGCTAAATGGCTTAAATCAAACCTTGAACTGTTGACTTTTCCAGGGTGACAACTGTCCAACCGTGACCATCGAGTCCATGAGCGACGAGACTCACCAGATGAAGGAGGCACAGTAAGAACACAATGTCCGCAACACTTgtgtacaattttttttttagtattgTCTAAACAGTGACATGTCATTTTCTGGAACAAAACACTGACTCATTCACCACACTACCCttgatttaaaggttcagtgtgtagaattgagtgaaatctagtggtgaagtagcatgttgcagctgaatacccctcacatCACTATACCCTtgcaaacatgaaagagaacctgtggtactcttcagtttttataaaaaaaataaaggtgtttagtttgtccagtttgactactgtaaaaaaaaaagatggcggCCTCTGttgagaggacctgctcctgatgaaaatataaagtatataaatataaaaggaccattctagggtaaagaaaacaacaattcgtacaatttagaagAAACATTTCTGCCAGTAGATCCTTTTCACTTAAATCTTACAAACTGAacgtttaatttatgtttttattttaccccTAATTTCCTCAATTTGTGTCCCTCTTTCACTACATAGAGAAAAACAGGCAGAAAAGTACATTATGACCGCTGCCAAGCTCATCTCTCCGGCTATGGAgacttctgctgcagctggacttGACTGGTTGGTGACTATTGTGcttttgtttcatatttcacTGTTAATAGCAGAtgacatacagtatatacaggTGAACTCAAGGGAAATCAGCAGTTTCTAAATCCAACATCTCAATTTTTGTTCTGAAAACAAACCATATTGGCATTGATTCTCCATGCAGCTGTGTCCCTGTGCAAGCAGAAGTGAAAACAATAGTTACTGCTGGGTACTACTGTAAAGTTTTCTTTGTGCACtgtcttatttgtttgttataaaGTTACAATTGggcattttttttcactttcttctctctgcttaGGAGGGTTTGATTATtcctgtaacattttttgttttaaaaaaacacctaATAATCATACTGTGTTGGttgctttcttttgtttttaggtGCATGACCATGGTGAAGGACTCTCAGCATTCTGAGCTCGCCAGTGACCTGGAGTTTGCTAAAGCCATCGCCCAACTCAAACAGAAAGATTTCAAATCAGTGAGTGTATTGTTATCATTTGTTATACAAGTCTTCTCTAATACATTTTGGAAATAACCTTGGAAAAAGGGGCTTATTCAAAATTAATTATATAGTTGTTGGATTTATGATGATTTCGGATTATCTTGTTTTCCAGAATATATATGGCAATTCCACATTAGTCAAAGTTTGCTGATAggaataattatattttaacaaataaatTTCATAATGCATTGAGCATGTgaaaaaattagttttttttaattcaaagttaATAAAAACATGGGTTGTAATGTTTGGAAGTATACTGCATGCTGGGGAAACAGGCTTTAGCCATAGTCAGTATAATAATATAGTATGAACAAGACAAAAGCCATGGTCAAATGTTTTACtaatgttttggtttttttgtatatatttcttATCAGGCATTTGAAATCCTGAATAAATTTCATTTGAAAGACAACAGAGTGAAGGGCACAACAGCCAACAACCTCTCTTTTCGTCACTTCCTGGTAAGTCTCTTCAATGACTAAACATCCCAAACATAAAGAAAGAGCCATGTTTGGAGATTATTGCCAATTGCATTAGGTCAAATAGATTTTCTACAAAATTATTCAAGTGAAATTTATTTAAGAATTACAGCCTACAGTCTCTGTGCCAAGCTAGTACCAGTACATGATTCCCTCTTACAGGACAAGAACTATGACAAGGCAGAGGAATACGCTCTTCTCGCCTTGAAGGCTGATCCCTACAACCCGGCAGCACTCATCAACAAGGGCAACGCAGTGTTCGGCAAACAGGACTATGAAAGGGCTGTGGAGTGCTACAAAGAGGCCCTGTGGAATAATTCCGCCTGCCCAGAGGCCCTCTACAACCTTGGTAACACATCCATTTATGATATAGTGGTGGTACAAGGGTGGATTTATTGTAGTGTAACTGTGCAGTAGCTGTGGAATTTATAGCTGAAAATTGCTTATTGTGGCTGAAGACTACAGCAGTGAAACAGTGAATTTGATGGCCGCACAAAAACAGTTCAAAGGGTTGAACATCACTGTGAAGCTTTTCATAGCACAGAGGAGCTTTTACATTGACACGCTATCATCAGACTTTCTTTTGACACATCATTATGATGAAAAAATATTAACAGTAGCTGATTTAAATTCGCCCTTGAGCAAATGTTAATCAGCAACTTTCATCTCCCTCTTTTTGTACCAGGTCTGTGCTATAAGAAGCTGACTTGTCCGGAGGAGGCTCTGCACTGCTTCCTGGATCTCCACTCCATTCTGAGGAACAACAACCAAGTCATGTATCAGCTGGTCAAACTGTATCCTCCTCATAAGAAGTGTTTGTGGATGTGCTTGTGTTATGAGGTGTAGCTGCTTCAGTCAGTTATACCTCAGTGGTTGTTGCCTCATTCAGGAATTCAAACCTGCTCCTCGCCCTATCGCCATAGGTGCATCTCTTGGTCCTTTACTCTGTGTCTCAGATATGAGCTTCTGGGGGATTACGACCAGGCGATAGAATGGTTGATGCACATCATCAGTTCAACTCCCACCGACCCAAGTGCACTGGCCAAGCTGGGGCAGCTGCATGATGCAACAGGAGACAAGTTGCAGGCTTACCAGTACTACTACGAGGTACAAGGTTTATGACCaagtgtttttctgaattaacATTTCAGCTTTGGTTACATGAAACCTCGTCAGCTACAGAAATCTACCGACCTGTAACCTGGACATTCCTATGGGTAGACAATGGGTGGAAGCTCAGTTACGGGCCAGGAGGCTCTGTAGTTGAATAGGCGTTGAAAaaccacaggcacacacagacacacacatggaagaACTCTAAtattgttgtgttatgttgCTGTTTAGTCCTTTAAGCTCTACCCTTGCAGCGTGGAAGTGATTGAGTGGCTTGCAGGGCATTACATACAGACTCAGTCCTGTGTGAAGGCCATCGAATCCTTTGAGAGAGCTGCAGTCCTGCAGTAAGTAATCAGTATTAACTTAACTTTTGAAGACAAGAGCATAATCCAGATATATCAATGTAAAATTTATGATAATATCAGCATCATCGCCATAATACCAATTTATCTGAAAGTATTTTTTGGTCCCAGGATTTCTTCTGTCGTCTTTAATTGTTCTTGTTTGAATTCTTGTgtagaaatgtcctcacatccACCACACAAGAGGAAGACATCTTTTTTACTTGAGCATAGTGGACAGATTATCGGCTGCTTTTGCCTCTCAGCTCATTTCAGAATTGGATGACAATTTAATTTCAatccaatgaaaaaaaaacatttaccgTGCAGGATTGTGTGTTCGTACTCAGcagattctgttttgttttctcagacCGAAGCTGGTGAAATGGCGGCTCTTGGTGGCAGCCTGCTACAGGAGAAATGGTGAGAATGATTTCAAAGAATGATAACTAACTGCGtaatctctgtctgttttctacTGAAAACCTcatcatttaaaaccaaactccTACATAAGATAATCTAGGTCCAGTTTGCAAGATGTAGGGGAAAGGGATCTTTTGcagaaagtgaatataaaataatcctactgATGTTTTCCCTAGAGATGGTGATCATTTAGAGTTTTTATGACACCTGAAgattaccacaggttctctttcgaATGGTAGGATGAGATGAGGGGTATTCAACATGCAACTTccccactagatgtcactcaatTTTACACACTGATCCTTTAAGTAGTCTTCACAGATTATGAGGAAGAGCCGCCCTTTTTTAACTCAACATTTCagaaatgtgtctgtttttgctttttttaaaggAGACTACCAGAAAGCTttggaaaaatacaaacacatccaCTGCCTGTTTCCAGAGGATATGGAATGTAAGTAATCTGGTTTGTTGCAAAACTTTTAActgaacaaaaaaataacacacaatcCACTTATCATAGTGGAGAGAAGATAGCAAtatgttcatgtttgtgttcaggTCTGCGTTTCTTGGTGAATCTGTGCATTGATATGGAACTAAAGGAAGCCAACAACTACAAGGGCAAGTGGGAGAGGGCGATGAGGATCAGTGAACAGGTacagtttatatatgatatacaGTACGTCTCATGACTGTCGCAACTTTACAGTTTACTTTTAAGATAAGCAGAGCCAACTGTTTTGCAGTTGTGACCCTGATAGGGTTTCACCCTGTAGCTAAATTATTCACACTTTTAAGCTGTTTTTGTTATGTAATCAaatcctctttgtctcttcctgcAGAGGCTGAATTCCGGTCGAAGGCTCAGTGTCCTTGGCTGGAGAGAAAGCACAGACGGCAGCGTTGCCAGTGCTGGTGAGTTGGTCACTATAAAGCACAAGTTTGGTCCTGTTGCAGAAACATATAGTCCAACACACCCAACACCTGTTTCCACACTTTGAATGGTTTTTGGACCTGTCATCTTTGAGAGTGCAAAtccaaaaatacatatattggtCGATCGTTAGAGATGAGcaggatactcggctgaaacgagtatccggtacggataaagcacttttgccgattacgagtttaatacgagtaatcggagtcattatctgtgctcggactgaatgaaaatcctcacacagcgtcacagcgctcctcccatcacacacggctctgctcactcactcacagaacagctctgtctctcagtcactcaggttcactgcgcatcgggactgttccataggctcagtcaaggaagcagaaatgattcgttcatttcccgactgggtcttcgggtacgagtctttggaaacattttcacgagacctgcattggctcagtagaggagcgctggagatgcgagggacgttcactgtctcccggagaaatgaacactctgtgtttttagtatagaaagacgtgaattatatttgttcacaagtcataatgactggttttgttattttcacatttacacttactttacagtaaagtaaacctctattaaatacagtacaacatgacagtttgtatggtttgaaattgtcatttattatcacactggcatttaattatcacggcaaacaattacactgcactaaactttaagtgttaatgtaaagtgaaaataacaaaaccagtctgtatgacttgtgaacgaatataattcacgtctttctatactaaaaacacagagtgttcatttctccgggagacagtgaacgtccctcgcatctcactcacactcactcacacacacacacacacacacacacctggtgtggaaataaatttaaaaaaaataaaaataaaaaaatcataaaaaaatttcaaagttaataaagaaagttatgttgaaacagcccacttccgggttaaatcacacccaattccgggttaggccccgcccactccgagtacggatacggatacggataattcatatggttaacagatacagatacagataatgctgtactcgctcctCCCTATCGATCGTGTACATAAATTGGTCGATCaccaattgtgtgtgtgtttgtgtgttttgtgcagaCTTCAGCAATAGCATCAAACAACATAAGCGGAGATCCATGATAAGGTCGATCACTACCTCCGACGAGCCCTACGAGGCCAGCGCCCCAAATGAACTGGGTGAGGAaaactttctcttcttcttcacctcttaCCTATctgaaatcaatgaaatgtttaaaacGGTGTTGCTTCCCTTTCCCTTGAGCCATTTGTGTTCTCGGGGTTCCAGGACAAGGCtggaaaatatgtagaaaccaaGAATGCTCCGAATCACTAAGAATTATTGTTAACAGGTTATTGAGTCCAGTGCATTTCATAATGATTAACTCTTATCTTTCTGTCATGTGTAGATGCGTTCTATGTGGATCCACTGGGGCCTCAGATGGCAAGACCAAGGACAGGAGGGAACATGCTCAAGGAAGTTGTCGGATTTAATGATGAAGTGCTGGGAGAAAACTTCCTGccataatcataataaaaaaaaggaataaactttatttgtataggtTTGAAGGCGTTTTACATGGGaataaaacaccagaaaaaaacatggcaaaaaaaaaatggagaagaTGACATCAAAGTAAATACAACAATTAGCAAGTGATGGTTTGAAGATCTTGGATTACAACTTGGAGCACAGGGAGTTAGTTGCTCTCTAACATAACTTGGGGCCAGACTGTGCTGGGctttaaaagttatttaaatctTGAAATCAATCCTAAATTTAACTTATCTACACTTGGTGTTGCTTAAAATGCGAGGTGCAGCATTCTGTACAAGCTGAAGCCGAGACACAGAGGATTAAAAGTAACAAGATTTAATATGCTTATTGATATGAGCTGCAGAAAGTTAAAAGACATCAATTTTTCTATTGCCGTGACACATTCAAATCCTCTGATGACGCTATTgtttaaatgaaaagtaaacCTACTCATCTCCTTCGTAGCTGTGATAGGAGGCTCcattttttttcagtcagtGCAAGTGAATATAATATGATTACCAATAGACAGTCTGTTTCTTTC is a window encoding:
- the LOC133021053 gene encoding intraflagellar transport protein 88 homolog translates to MYPEALSTYRVIVKNKNCNCTGLLRLSMANIYVKQKNYPKAIKLYCKALDRTPNCHKERRMQIKQNIGVVFVHMRQYPDAILCFEEVMRETPNVTVGYNLVLCYYAKGDKKMMRNGFEMLLLAPLGTDDEAKHFPSEGDNCPTVTIESMSDETHQMKEAQEKQAEKYIMTAAKLISPAMETSAAAGLDWCMTMVKDSQHSELASDLEFAKAIAQLKQKDFKSAFEILNKFHLKDNRVKGTTANNLSFRHFLDKNYDKAEEYALLALKADPYNPAALINKGNAVFGKQDYERAVECYKEALWNNSACPEALYNLGLCYKKLTCPEEALHCFLDLHSILRNNNQVMYQLVKLYELLGDYDQAIEWLMHIISSTPTDPSALAKLGQLHDATGDKLQAYQYYYESFKLYPCSVEVIEWLAGHYIQTQSCVKAIESFERAAVLQPKLVKWRLLVAACYRRNGDYQKALEKYKHIHCLFPEDMECLRFLVNLCIDMELKEANNYKGKWERAMRISEQRLNSGRRLSVLGWRESTDGSVASADFSNSIKQHKRRSMIRSITTSDEPYEASAPNELDAFYVDPLGPQMARPRTGGNMLKEVVGFNDEVLGENFLP